One genomic window of Candidatus Nitrosopumilus sediminis includes the following:
- a CDS encoding GTP pyrophosphokinase, with amino-acid sequence MFIPPNTASLKSEYAKKIGTYQYLISKIKTLLNEDLLTKEIKIISLTAREKKFDSFYKKIFRYEIEGDYFVKIDDLAGVRIVCVYLEEMEKIRNIIQKNFQIIREKHLNFDNRVDKTGYQSDHYIVKLKKESVTNADKFLHSDIGNCLCEIQVRTALMHSWSSVSHDLFYKKKLVESDFEREMYALSSLFFFADHQFDRYMKIKKAQTKKEKQIPNLEQPLNADSLSAYINYKFDERPEADDSSLIEMIEQLSALGYATLKDIDLIVEKSKSVLEIYEKDNPIRTQTAIKLDGVGALRICVALADYQNKDSSSFYVKDIQKYREFIND; translated from the coding sequence ATGTTCATACCTCCAAACACCGCCTCTCTAAAATCTGAATACGCTAAAAAAATAGGAACTTATCAATATCTAATCTCAAAAATTAAAACATTATTGAATGAAGATCTATTAACTAAAGAAATAAAGATAATCTCATTAACTGCTAGAGAAAAAAAATTTGATTCATTTTACAAAAAAATTTTTCGATATGAAATTGAGGGAGATTATTTTGTAAAAATTGATGATTTAGCTGGAGTAAGAATTGTATGTGTGTATTTGGAGGAAATGGAAAAAATTAGAAATATTATCCAAAAAAACTTTCAAATTATTCGTGAAAAACATCTTAATTTTGATAATCGTGTAGACAAAACTGGATATCAATCAGATCATTATATTGTTAAATTAAAAAAAGAGTCGGTTACAAATGCTGACAAATTTCTTCATAGTGATATAGGTAATTGTTTATGTGAAATTCAAGTCAGAACTGCACTAATGCATTCTTGGTCCTCTGTTTCACATGATCTTTTTTACAAGAAAAAATTAGTTGAATCTGATTTTGAACGAGAAATGTATGCATTAAGTAGTTTATTCTTTTTTGCAGATCATCAATTTGATAGATATATGAAAATTAAAAAGGCTCAAACTAAAAAAGAAAAACAAATACCAAATTTAGAACAACCGTTAAATGCCGATTCCTTATCCGCCTATATTAACTACAAATTTGACGAAAGACCTGAAGCTGATGACTCATCGTTAATTGAAATGATAGAACAATTATCTGCACTTGGGTATGCTACTCTTAAAGACATTGATTTAATCGTAGAAAAATCAAAATCTGTATTGGAAATATATGAAAAAGATAATCCAATTCGTACTCAAACTGCTATCAAATTAGATGGAGTGGGTGCTCTAAGGATTTGTGTTGCTCTTGCTGATTATCAAAATAAAGACAGCTCAAGTTTCTATGTTAAAGACATTCAGAAATATAGGGAATTTATCAATGATTAA